In a genomic window of Piliocolobus tephrosceles isolate RC106 chromosome 1, ASM277652v3, whole genome shotgun sequence:
- the LOC111555854 gene encoding histone H3.3-like → MARTKQTARKSTGGKAPRKQLATKAARKSAPSTGGVKKPHSYRPGTVALREIRRYQKSTELLIRKLPFQRLVREIAQDFKTDLRFQSAAIGALQEASEAYLVGLFEDTN, encoded by the coding sequence ATGGCTCGTACAAAGCAGACTGCCCGCAAATCGACCGGTGGTAAAGCACCCAGGAAGCAACTGGCTACAAAAGCCGCTCGCAAGAGTGCGCCCTCTACTGGAGGGGTGAAGAAACCTCATAGCTACAGGCCTGGTACTGTGGCGCTCCGTGAAATTAGACGTTATCAGAAGTCCACTGAACTTCTGATTCGCAAACTTCCCTTCCAGCGTCTGGTGCGAGAAATTGCTCAGGACTTTAAAACAGATCTGCGCTTCCAGAGCGCAGCTATCGGTGCTTTGCAGGAGGCAAGTGAGGCCTATCTGGTTGGCCTTTTTGAAGACACCAAC